The genomic region AATATTAAACCTTGAACATCAGGCACAACCTCATGCATCATGATACCCTTAGGGGAACCCGTTGACCGTAAATCCTCCATCAACAGCAATGGTTTGGCCAGTAATATAAGAAGCAGCCGGTAGGCAAAGGAAGGCAACCGAAGATGAAACTTCATTGCCTTCTGCAAAGCGTTTAAGTGGCGTTCTAGATGCCACTTGATCCAGAAACTCCTTATTATCAAGTGCCTGAACATCATAAACATTACCCCGAAAGCTCGGGTTAGAACAATGGAATTTAAATATTATCACAAGTAAATGAAAGACAAGATGAAGGCATATTACAGGTTCCATAAGCGAGGTTTTAGTAAACCATGGTGCTACACAATTTGTCCGAATGTTGTCTTTCGCCCACTCGCACGCTAAATTCTTTGTAAGTTGATTCAATGCGCCTGTGGGTGTAAAACAAAAATTACATCTTTTTCCCTAAGGCATTTTGTTAGCTTAAAAGTTAAAACGATTATGCAACCATACCTTTAGTGGCACTGTAAACCGATCCAACAGCAACATGAATCAGACCTGCAACTGAGGAAATGAACACAATGCTTCCAACTCCAGAAGTCTTTAAAAGAGGATGTACAAGTTGACACATATGGTAGCAAGATTCCAAATTGGTAGCCATGTGCATGGAATATTCTTCTGCGGTATACTCTGTAGTAGGTTTCGTATATGCAGTCCCGGCATTGTTTACCTACAGAAATGAAATCCACCCAAGTAAGGCTTGTGCAAAGTGCAGAAGTTTGTGAGATCACAGTAAGAATTAGTTACTATATAAAAAGCAGCACttattggttgatagaaacaaaTCCCAGTCACATGTTTATATTTATGTAAAACATTGGTGTTTGACCGCAAAAAATACATAATTTGACTTCTGATGCTAGTATTAGACCCGGCAATCATGGGTCATTCTTTAATAAATGGGTTAATATGGTAGTTCTTGTTCGCTAAATGGATTGATTCGGTCTACTTGAAATTATACAACGGGTCACTCTTGTAAAACGTGCTAATTTAGAACGGGTCCAAATGAGGCACACCACTATCTGCCACTAACACGACCACTAGCGTTGCCACTAACCGCCATAAAAACAAAAACAGCGGATGAACccggttttaatatatttttttctaatatatattaaaacgGGTTCAACCTGAACAAATTGATTCTTTTGACCCATTTCAACCCAAGCATAGTTTGGTtagacccgttttgacccgaacaaaTTGATACTTTCTAAAACGACGTGTTTCAACCTGAGCCCAATTTTTCTTGATTGACTTCTGTCAAAGAACTTGAGCTATATAAATATTGAGGATTAATTCAAAGTAATAGTGTCATTTCGTGTTTTATTagtaattatttatatttattatttatgttttgtTGCTAATCAAATCATAAGAAATACTAAAGTGAATTACTATCACTACTTGAGGCTGAAATCATTAAAAGCTTTGTCTAAATTAGTTTTTATAGATTCAAAGAAGCAACAACTTTGATCTGTTTAAAGGCTTTGTCATATACATATAcgcatatacatacatatatatatctgAAACTTAATGATttcatatacacatatacatatgaTCTCCAACTCAATGATTTGCAGTTACACATGCACTTACATATGATCTCCAACTTAATGATTTCATAACAattacacatatacatacatattatcTGCAACTATATATACGAAACCGAATTGATCACTTGTTCGGCTATAACATCCAATTTTGGTACCTCAAATGCACAAATTATCAGCTTCTGATGATGAAAAGAAACTAGAACAACTTACTAGGATATTGAGCTTGCCATTGAACAGCGACGAGACTTTAGCGACCAGAACTTCTCGTTGGGGATGAGAAGCTACATCGCAGACGGACCCAGTTACACTGAACCCCTTCAGTGACCATTCTTGTAACCGTTGGTTAAGTTCAGACTCATTGCGAGCACACGTGTGGACCACCGCCCCCAACGCCGCCAGTTCCTCCACCACAGCATAGCCGATGCCACGTGTACCACCGGTGACGAGAGCTGTCATTCCGTCCAAACGCCATCTGGGGTTTTTACTGTGTTCCATGTGTGAGAGAGGAGCAATGGGTGGGAAGAGTGAGAAATGAACAACGTTAACTTAGTGACAAGCTGACAAGTTTCATCGGATGATTCAGATCCTATAGTTTTGGATGATTTTTCAACTGCAGCGATAAGCCGCCAAGTTTGATAAAGTCTGgcgttttattattgttttttaagGTGGTGTGGAATAACGTCGTCGGCGTCATAAAATCAAAGGGCtttaataattttatttatatttgtttaatatatttcaataatattaataactaatatatagatattaatctttatctttatctaaacttaataaataacttcaattaaTTGTACATGATATTttcttaaaaatatttttctcctTCAATCTttgataatattattaatatctaAATCTAATATCTACTAAATTATTAATATCTCTTGAACTAATATGAAAAGAACTAATTCataaatattaaattaattaaagAGTTATAAATAAATTGAAACCATACCGTGTATTACACAGATAATAAATAAGTATTTAACAATTAACTAGAGTTTACtctattaatatataatatacaatagtttattcatgttttacaaaaataaaaattttaacctttttgtaattttttgtgTTGTACGTCATgtatagttttatttttcttttttttctaacccaaaacttttctTCTATTAAAATTAGACCATTTGTTTTTATCATTaaccaaagtttttcatcttttccaatttaactccaactcttttttattttcaattttggtccactgAACTTTTCAACTTTCCCAAGTTTTtccgtttcgttctaaattttgtgagttaacgcaccgcaacgtgcgtatGGGGTGAAACActttttttcatatattttttcccgtttgactggcaCATCGCAAAACAtctatttttccccgtttaataagttcgtcgcaacgcgcgggtccTGGATTGagttagttatttttttctatgatttacgtttcggtttaatttctctgcaacgagcgtgcgtgattcaaaaaTTTTACGTCTACTTTTCGCTCGgaattatttttttcctttttatttattttgtttttatgagCTCTTCCGGTATTGATGGTCGCTAACAGTGATATAGCATTGGAACTACTTGACACAGTTTTACGACAACTGTTGCAACACAGAGTGCTTAATAGTAGTAGTGTGTATAAAATAATGCCCATTTCACTATTAATAAAAgagaaaaaatagaaaaagaaaaaaaaataagaaaagctaaaaaaaagaaaaaaaaaagaaaagaaaatgcaTGGTGTTAGCCATTTGCTTGGTGAAATAACCTTTGATACTTCATCTTTAACTAAGGCTACATGGTATCTTTAACTAAGGctacatggtatggtgatggtcctctcTTGAAAGATGATCCGTCATGTAAGCGTCACGTAAGATGGGCGTGAGGATGAAGCAAAGAGGATGGAGGTAAGGAAATTGGGGGATGATCCTAATATGCATATATATAAGTTGTATATATAGGTGTGTGAGAGAGGGGGATAATCGGCTCAAACGGCCGCAAGGGGACGGGGAGGACGCCGCTGGATGGGGGCGAAATGGCTGGAGGAGCGGCGCCGATGAAAGACGATTCAAAGCCGATCCCCATACCGAGAGTTGTTTTACTTTACAGACAGATGTGATTGAGTAAGTCACTCCAGACCCACCAACCAAATATTGATGACAATATCTCATCGACAACAACCAACTtgcctttttctttttcattgacTCACGAAAATAGAGGATTTGGAATGTTGGACCCCGTGTAATATACTATTACACGAAAATAAATAAACATGAcaaaatgtaaaataaaaaagaTGTTGAATATAATTCATAAATCTATAAACATTTATTTGTATACAACATGTGacgttttatttgtaaattttccATCTCTATCTAAGATTACAAATTTTAATGTGCATGTTATTTTAACTGTGAAAAGCATCATATACAGTTGGCTATAAGTAAAAACCagttctcaaaaaaaaaaaaaaaaaaaaaaaaaaaaaaaaacctttgatAGTAACTAACCTTGTTTGCGAAACAAACAGAGAGTGGAAACTCTCTTCATTTGTAACTTGATTGTAATTATATATAAACTAGTCGGTTACCCCTACGCTTCGTGACGGGTTTGAAACGTAAAAAGAAAAACCGTGACTGGACATTATACGTGACGACTAAGAAAACGTCACATAAATTAAACCCAATAACATTATCTGTAGAATAAATGACACACATAAATAtagaataaatataataactattATATACCCATATGAAAGCAGTTTTATCTGTTACATTGTTGGTAATAGAATTATAAGAGTGTATTAGATATGTTGATGATAGTATTGCTAGAAATTTCAGAAATTGATTTAAGTAATGTTTTAAGCAAGCACTTCCCAATATGATAATTGGGATAGAATCCATCTCGTTAACTTTAAGTGGAGAGTTGGGCCCATCCATGGGATTTCTCGAGCTTGTCTTGGATTCTTTTGTCATTTTCCAGTCTAATGAACCTCAAGGCCATGTTTCaaacttcatctaaattcctgcatggagTCATTACAAGGTCATCGTAAAAGGAAGAATCCTTTTGCAATCTCATATTAAATGTTTCAACAGCAGTTGCAATATCAAGATTCGGGATCTCTAATGATTCTCTTCCAAACTTAGTGAaataatcccttagggattcgTCACGGGCCTGGGTAATTCTATATAAGTCACTAGTTAACCTTTCAAATGTACTCAGCTCGGGATGGGGTATTCACCGCCAGGCAGCATTGGGACGTTgctagcttgtggagtgggatcactccagcggccgggaggtccgtgcaataacccccccccccacctttcAAATGTTTTACTACAGGAAAATTGGTTACTAAATAGATTAACTGAATGTGAAAATGAAGTTATTGAATAgggaggaagacttagcagcaATTTTGATGCAGATGCAGTAAGTGTCAATCCAAAACCCTTGCATAGGCAAGCCTCTTTAAGTCTTTCAGGAATGGGGTTTATCTCCATTCTTTCTCTGTATTGGGCCCATGCTCCTTCAGAgcggttgtaccatcatacaacttcatgttgggggtttggAAGCGCTTGGATATCTCCGCATTGCATactggtggtgcaaaacgagatatcctaTGGCTTCCATCTGGAATCTCAGGAATAGGCTTGACTATTCCCGggacactggatatcatatccttgagcttttgtaactccctggccatggCCTGATTGGTCCATACATCCTACATAAAACCATAGTTAGTATCCAAGGACGTATTATGGAAACTGTTACCTCCTGGTTGACTTAAAGGTGGTATTCCAAAAGAGTATCTGGGATAAGTCATGTGTACAGTTATAGTAGGTCCTGAGGAAGCAAAGGTCTGCATGGGGATGAAATCCCCATCATGAATTTCTGAGCTTCTGAGTGGTtgtctccctgaggatccttgaTCCCAGGAAAGGTCTGCGTTGAAGGTCTTGATGGGTGATCCATGGATCCTTGAACTCGAGCTAAGGATCCGTGTTGATAGAATTAGGATCTTTGAGGCTGGAACATCTCCATGTATCCTTCTGAACGTGGgaaggatccttgaggctgagtCATCGCCAATGATCCTTGTTGAGAGATAAAGGATCCTTGAGGTTGAATGATGGATCCTTTGGATTGCTGAGTTATTGAAGCCAGAGTAACAAAATCCAACACCCTATGCATCAATGGAGACTAATCCTCTGCTGGCCTCTTTTTTTCTTGATATATTCAATCTCACGCACGATCTTTTGATTGGTCTTGTTCTACTGCTCTATGTAGCTTTTCATCTGCGAATACAAAACAGAAAGTTCATTGTCAATATTAGTAGAGGAGGAAGTAGAAGAAGTTTTAGATCCTTGGAAGACAGATGGTGTCTTCTTCTAAGTAATTTCATTATTCTTTTGGAATGGTGGGAGAATAGGAGGCAATGACATAGAACTCTGAGATGAATGAGGTAGACGTTGGCATGGTAGTTGGAGTGGATTTTCCTTGAGAGGCCATGGTGTTACAGAGTTGATGAGAATAAGCAGAAATGGATGGAAAAGTTTTAGATTgaagcaccacttgccccacggtgggcgccaaattgttttgatCAAAAATCAGatcaaggataatgtaaccaaatttgTAAAGTGAGATAGAGTGATTAGGTGATGAACAATGATGAAATGAATGTTAGACGAATAAGGTAATCAAACACATagatttatatgaggaaaaacCCTTGATCACTAGTAGATTGTCGGCATAAAAACCTCGGACAGAAAAAACTATCACTATCAACTATATTGCACAACTGAAAAGAGATTACAACTTCAGACGTTGATCAAGTGTTTTACAACTGTAAGCTATGAGTGTTGTGAGAGTTCTGGTCATAGTGTGTGTGTGAAAATTTGAATTGTGAAATCTGTCTACTAACACTTGATCAACCCATTTTGAACTACACTAACAACTAAGCCCAAAAATCATGCAAGACCACATTCAAGCCCCATGACCATTTGTGGAAACAGCATGTGGAGCATCTTGAACGAATTATTCCCGAGATTCTAGCTAAGACTCAGTCCTTGATCCTCTGAGTCCCTGCACTACCCGATAAGGATAATTGATCCAGACAACACCTCAGAATATTGGATCCATAATTATAAAAATCTATGCCCTAACAGTGATTATGACATTTGATAATTGGATAATTCATACATGTTATTGATGtgcgtaaaatacaacatataaattatatcaaatacaaCGTAAAATCAACCCGTTTTTCGgtgctaatgttggaaaaacatgtttctttgtttgtttttaatttacaggatcaaaagagcttaaacgcaCAAAAGAAGCAAACTAACAGCagaaaccaacataaatacaaagaaggagGATTGACACGACTAGACAAGCCTCCATCCACATCCaaaacaacaaaaataacaaGAACAGAAACTCTGGCATAGGGCCATCCCCACCAGGCATGGGCTGTGCCAGTCAAGATTCCCTGTAGCAGAAAAGACAACAGCAAAAGATAAACCAGCCAAAACAACATGGAGCCGTGCCAACCCGACACGGGGCGTGGtcatgtcacaccctcaaattccacatgcggagtactaccgcgaggcgtgtgactgaccaggatccagccactaatcatattgaacagttataataatagtaaaataGTTTCACCAAACCAATACGATTAGTGATAATTTAAAGTTTAAGTCCAAAGTTTCTAAGTCCGATACAGTTcaagtaagtagcggaagcataggttAAATAGTTCAAACAAAAGTTCATAATTCATTGTTAAAGAATCCAACACATGGGttaagacgaccactacacatccccaagctgcaagctccaaaGTCACTGAGTACCTGTAAAGCATGCActagggtgtcaacataaagttggcgagttcacgagttgttccagttttaatttccaatAACTTGTTCAAGTAGTTAAATTACTCATTTATaccatgccatggggagctaccccatatgtaagctactaaactCCATAAGCATACCGAAACTGTCGCACTTAAGT from Helianthus annuus cultivar XRQ/B chromosome 10, HanXRQr2.0-SUNRISE, whole genome shotgun sequence harbors:
- the LOC110884620 gene encoding tropinone reductase homolog At5g06060; this translates as MEHSKNPRWRLDGMTALVTGGTRGIGYAVVEELAALGAVVHTCARNESELNQRLQEWSLKGFSVTGSVCDVASHPQREVLVAKVSSLFNGKLNILVNNAGTAYTKPTTEYTAEEYSMHMATNLESCYHMCQLVHPLLKTSGVGSIVFISSVAGLIHVAVGSVYSATKGALNQLTKNLACEWAKDNIRTNCVAPWFTKTSLMEPALDNKEFLDQVASRTPLKRFAEGNEVSSSVAFLCLPAASYITGQTIAVDGGFTVNGFP